Below is a window of Kineococcus rhizosphaerae DNA.
TTCGGTGACCTCGATACCAGGCACCCCACCGTAGGGCGAGGACAGCCCCGCCTCAGCCAGGACCTGTCCCAGCAGCCAGGTCACACCCGTGCTGTCCAGGTGGGTCGCGCAGTACCAGGCCGTTCCCTGCCCTAGACGGTTACGGGTCACCGCGGGGGTGCCGGCATAGAAGTCGTTGGCGTAGGTGGCCAACACTTCGGCAGTGCCCGTTTCGACGACGTCGAAGATCAGGCTGGCCTCGAAGGGGCCCGCTGCTGCGTCGGTGACGGTGATGCTGTTGGGCTCCTCAGGGCCCAGGGCGTCGGTCTCCGTCACGCGCAGGCCCAGGACGTTCACGAGTGGGCCGGGTACGTCGGACAGGAACGCGTTGTCGTCGACGTCGACCCGTCCGGACAAGAACGTGGTGACGAAGTGGCCCCCGCCGTCGACGAACCGTTCAATGCGCCCAGCCAGGTCCCCCTTGAGCAGGTGCAGGACCGGGGCGACGACGACGTCGTAACCAGATAGGTCGGTGGAAACGTCGACCACGTCGACACCGATCCCGGCGTTCTGCAGGGCGGCGTAGTAGCGACGCATCACGTCTTGGTACTTCAACAACCGGTTGGGGCCATCGGAGATTTCCAACGCCCACCAAGAGTCCCAGTCGAACAGCAGGGCCGTCCGGTTACGGGCCTGGGATCCGACGATCTCTCCCGCCAAGTGTTCTAGTTTCGACCCCAAGTCGGCGGTCTCGCGAAAGACGCGGGTGTCGTCGCGACCGGAGTGGTCGATTACGGCCCCGTGATATTTCTCACAGGCCCCTTTGGACTGACGCATCTGGAAGTACAGGACGGCGTCGGCACCGTGAGCCACGGCCTGCCAGCTCCATAGGGCGAGGATCCCGGGACGCTTCACGGGATTGACATCACGGGAGGCGGTGGTACTCGGGGTCTGTTCCATCAGCCAGAACGGGTCGCCTCTCTTGAGGCCACGCATCAGATCGTGGGACAGACCCATCATGTCCGGGGACTTCGCATCGCGGGGATAGTTGTCCCAGGAGGCGAAATCCAGGTGTGGGGCCCACCGGTGGTAGTCCAGCGGCCGGTACTGGCCCATGAAGTTCGTGGTTACCGGAATGCTGGGGGTGTGCCGGCGCACCACCTCCTTCTCGGCCAGGAAACTGTCGATCATGCTGTCCGTGGTGAACCGGTGGTAGTCCAGCGTGATGCCGTTGAAGGCTGTGTGGTCGGGCCCTCGCCAGTGCTCGCTGAGCGCGTTCGGCGGCACGACGTCGTCCCAGTCGTACATGGTGTGCGACCAGAAAGTCGTGTTCCAGGCCTCATTGAGGCGCTGCAGGGTGCCGTAACGTCGCTGCAGCCACACGCGGAACGCGCGGGCGCAGTTCTCGCAGTAGCAGGCGCCGCCGTACTCGTTGCCGATGTGCCACGCCACGATCTCATCGACGTCTCGGTAGCGTGTGGCCAACTGCTCGACGTAGGCGGTGGCGAAACGTCGGAAGGACGGAGAGTTCGGGCAGGCGTTGTGTCGCTGGCCGTAGACGTGCTTGCGTCCCTCGAAGTCGACTCGGGTCACGTCGGGGTACTTGCGCGCCAACCACGCCGGGTGTCCCCCGGTGCCGGTGGCCAGGCAGATGCGCTTGCCCGCGCTCTGCAATGATTCCACGATCGAGTCCAGCTCGCCGAAATCGTACTCGGTCTCGTTGCGCTGGAACAGGCCCCAGGAGAAGACCCCGATGGTCAGAGTGTCGATACCGGCCTTGTCGAAGAGGGCAAGATCTTCCTTGCGGACGTCTTCGGGCCACTGCTCGGGGTTGTAGTCCCCGCCGTAAAGAATCTTAGCGGCAGAAGGTTTCGGCATGTCGGATGACCTCACTTGAGTGCACCTGCGGTCAGGCCGCTGCGCCAGTACCGCTGCAGGACCAAGAACAAAATGACCAGCGGAATAGTGGAGACGAGCGAACCAGTCACGACGGTCCGCACGATGTCCGGGTCGCTCTGGGCGCTCTGCTGCAGGGAGTACAGCCCCAGAGTGACCGGCCACTTCCTCTCATCATTGAGGACGATGAGGGGAAGGAAGAAGTTGTTCCAGATGGAGATGAAGCTGAACAGGAAGACGGTCACGAGGGCCGGCACGACCATCCGCAAGACGATGGTGAAAAAGATCCGCACTTCCCCGGCTCCATCGACGCGAGCCGCTTCGATGATCTCATCGGGGACCGAGGAGGCGACATAGATCCGGCACAGGAAGACCCCGAAGGTGCTGCCGAGGCTGGGCAGGAAGACCGCCCAGTAGGTGTTGATGAGGCCGACCCGGTCCAGCAGGATGTAGGTGGGCAGGGCCAGGACGGTGGCCGGGATGAGCACCCCTCCGAGGATGAACCCCAGCAGAGCGTCACGGCCGGCGAAGTGAAATTTGGCCAGCGAGTAGCCCGCAGCGGCCGCGATCAGGGTGGCGCCCAGCGATCCTACGCCGGCATAGAGCAGTGAGTTGCCCATCCAGCGCAGGAAGATCCCATCCTGCAGGACGAACACCGTCTTCAGATTCTGTACGAAGTGGATGTCGGCGAACCAGAACCCGAAGGATGAGTTGAGGTCTGCGGTGCTCTTCGTCGAGGCGAAGATCATCCAAAGGACGGGGATGAGGAAGTACAGAGCCAACGCGACCATGACCAGGGTCAGGATGACCCGAGCAGGTGATGTCGCTCGCCGCGGTTGCACGGCGTTTCGGGAGAAGGCTGGACTCGCGGATGCGCCGGAGAGGCGACTGGACACGTGGGTCACTGCGAACCCCTCTTCTGCAACAGTCGCAGGACGACGATGGAGGCGATGAAGGTGACGGCCGCGATGACCACGGAGACAGCAGAGGCGTAACCAGTGTCATTGGTGCCGAACGCCAGGTTGTACACCATCATGTTGGGGGTGTAGTTGTACGTCACGTTTCCGGTGAGTGTCTTCAGAACTAGAGGTTCCGAGAACAGCTGCAACGTTCCGATGATCGAGAACAGAGCGGTCAGCAAGATAGCCGGCAGCACTAGAGGGATCTTGATGGACCAGGCGACCCTCCATGCCCCGGCGCCGTCGACACGAGCTGCCTCGAAGATGTCCCGTGGCAGTGCCTGCAGAGCGGCGAAGATGATGATCATGTTGTACCCGGTCCATTGCCAGGTCGAGACATTGGCAATCGACCACAACACCGCGCGAGGGGACAGGAAGTCCGAAGGCGCACCGATGTCCTGCAGCAGAGAGACGATGGGACTGATCCCGGGGACATAAAGGAACGCCCAGAGAATGGCGCCGATGACACCGGGGATCGCGTAGGGCAAGAACGCCACGACCTGCAGGAACTGTCGGGCGTGGACGAGGGCGCTGTCGAAGGCCAGGGCCATGCCCAACGCCAAGAACAGCATGATCGGCACCTGAACCACGCCGTAGAGCAGGACGCGGCCGCCGGCGGCGTACAGCGTGCTGTCACCGAAGGCGCGGGTGTAGTTGCCCAGCCCGACGAACTGCCGAACCGATTCACCGAGCCCCAGACCGCTGGACTGCTGGCGGAACAGGCTCTCCTGGACGGCGAAGAAAATGGGGATGATGTGGAAGGTCACGAAGATGAGGAGGAAAGGCAGCACGAAAGCCCATCCGAACCGCCAGTCGCGACCCAATCGGGAGTGTCTGTAGGTGGCCGCGCTGCCCGGAGACCCCTCTACTGTCGCCGAGGACACCTCACACCACCGCCAGACCCTTGTTCGTCAGCGACGTCTTCGTGGTGGTCTCGGCGTTTGCCAACACCTGCGGAACCGTGGTGGCCGCGTTCAAGACCTTCTGCAGCCCGTCGTTGACGGCGGCCTCGGTGTCGGTCTGAGTAGGACCCCACGTCCAGGGGTTGGCCTTGGAGTTCGCGTCGTAGACGTCATTCAGCACCTGGCCGCCGAAGTAGGCATCAGGAGTTGCGAAGGCCTTGATGTTCGAGCCGTTCCTGGAGGCCAGGTA
It encodes the following:
- a CDS encoding carbohydrate ABC transporter permease, with the protein product MTHVSSRLSGASASPAFSRNAVQPRRATSPARVILTLVMVALALYFLIPVLWMIFASTKSTADLNSSFGFWFADIHFVQNLKTVFVLQDGIFLRWMGNSLLYAGVGSLGATLIAAAAGYSLAKFHFAGRDALLGFILGGVLIPATVLALPTYILLDRVGLINTYWAVFLPSLGSTFGVFLCRIYVASSVPDEIIEAARVDGAGEVRIFFTIVLRMVVPALVTVFLFSFISIWNNFFLPLIVLNDERKWPVTLGLYSLQQSAQSDPDIVRTVVTGSLVSTIPLVILFLVLQRYWRSGLTAGALK
- a CDS encoding beta-galactosidase; amino-acid sequence: MPKPSAAKILYGGDYNPEQWPEDVRKEDLALFDKAGIDTLTIGVFSWGLFQRNETEYDFGELDSIVESLQSAGKRICLATGTGGHPAWLARKYPDVTRVDFEGRKHVYGQRHNACPNSPSFRRFATAYVEQLATRYRDVDEIVAWHIGNEYGGACYCENCARAFRVWLQRRYGTLQRLNEAWNTTFWSHTMYDWDDVVPPNALSEHWRGPDHTAFNGITLDYHRFTTDSMIDSFLAEKEVVRRHTPSIPVTTNFMGQYRPLDYHRWAPHLDFASWDNYPRDAKSPDMMGLSHDLMRGLKRGDPFWLMEQTPSTTASRDVNPVKRPGILALWSWQAVAHGADAVLYFQMRQSKGACEKYHGAVIDHSGRDDTRVFRETADLGSKLEHLAGEIVGSQARNRTALLFDWDSWWALEISDGPNRLLKYQDVMRRYYAALQNAGIGVDVVDVSTDLSGYDVVVAPVLHLLKGDLAGRIERFVDGGGHFVTTFLSGRVDVDDNAFLSDVPGPLVNVLGLRVTETDALGPEEPNSITVTDAAAGPFEASLIFDVVETGTAEVLATYANDFYAGTPAVTRNRLGQGTAWYCATHLDSTGVTWLLGQVLAEAGLSSPYGGVPGIEVTERHRDDATYLFLLNHGITETVITLDRTGRSLLTDTDIAAGDIVAIPAAGVVVLKSAPTAS
- a CDS encoding carbohydrate ABC transporter permease, giving the protein MLPFLLIFVTFHIIPIFFAVQESLFRQQSSGLGLGESVRQFVGLGNYTRAFGDSTLYAAGGRVLLYGVVQVPIMLFLALGMALAFDSALVHARQFLQVVAFLPYAIPGVIGAILWAFLYVPGISPIVSLLQDIGAPSDFLSPRAVLWSIANVSTWQWTGYNMIIIFAALQALPRDIFEAARVDGAGAWRVAWSIKIPLVLPAILLTALFSIIGTLQLFSEPLVLKTLTGNVTYNYTPNMMVYNLAFGTNDTGYASAVSVVIAAVTFIASIVVLRLLQKRGSQ